A genomic region of Chloroflexi bacterium ADurb.Bin180 contains the following coding sequences:
- the barA_1 gene encoding Signal transduction histidine-protein kinase BarA produces MAMNKRKDAAAVRAPKGASGKGASKRASGPRTPKRTLAPGTPKRQSNRALAEALELRAQADRAAQRFDNDTALDLYSRALKLLPSRPRGASAVAQFELLMGRAEIHLRNGEQDAFFGDVRQAQALATQESDDARRARALIALSDRLAWRGSCEEASSALEQAEALVGKTGDAHLRARLAVARASAASFAEDYAHLGEYCTAGLKLCEEAGDRKGRGECLTLLSAADQSAGNADQARLHLLEALAIARETNDVSGQAVALNMLGIISTDHAQARDYLEQALESARNMGDKNRELTVLNNLSLLYWRLGLYRKAQLYIDRVLEKVRPLNSPAVLSTLLETQARPMIDARRYEEARRILEEGTAVSHSIGNRLSEGYNRLGLGLVDMAEGKLGAAREQFKTAVELVELGQSPGDQITALAMLGAAELAAGDWQSANEHTAQAAQRLDAAGIVTPEYPLQLVWWRRYQVLQASPRGGKRAREQAWQALDSAREMLLSTLTNLSDEGLRRNCLNKVEVNREITLEWTNVAAERGIAVAELEPLEGSLQDQFKRMMEISVRMNEQREPEALLEFVMDEAVELNGAERSVLVLLDEHGQPQSWTTRGVAAEESKQLRSVVAGFLERAAGSRTGILEQEQRATYANGEAPGRWRSRMAAPLIARGQMIGLHYADTRAVFGSFHQADLELLSLFANQAATAIDNARLYHDLEHRVAERTAELSTSNTALERRNAELAILSSVQHDLAGELNRQAIVDIVGDKIRETLGGQNVLIALYDQALNQLSFPYWVEDDGVRPNVAAAPLGTGLISIVVTTRRPLVLSSKEEGKNRGTVAVNDGTTEMRESWLGVPILSGSHVLGVVAMGDWLKNRYTDSDARLLTTLAASMSTALERARLFDETTRLLKETEQRAAELAIINSVQEGLASKLEMQAIYDLVGDKVRDIFDAQALAISGYDWQRRIVIDHYGIEKGKRFHAGPAPILEKGVAEYLRRNRQPLLVNRVTEETMAPIGGMQLVPGTETPKSLLYVPMLVGGEVRGVISLQNIDRDYAFSESEVRLLTTLASSMSAALENVRLFEETKRLLKETDQRAAELQIINSVQQGLASKLDMEAIYELIGDKVREIFDAQSVGITTYDWQAGVCRPQYAVEKGKRVHDPPYPLATGGLGDILRKTRKPLLINENLPERLSQIQGMTVSPGTEVPRSALWVPLLAGDELLGVIDLQNVERENAFSEDDVNLLATLASSMSVALENVRLFEETKRLLKETDQRAAELQIINQVQEGLASKLDMHSIYELVGDKVRDLFDAQVVTLSTYDRDTGMVYPHYGIERGQRVFDEPYELRPGGVADRLIHTGQPVLLNDNLTERMAAFGGRQTVPGTQPAQSALNVPLLAAGEVRGAISLQNLDRENAFGEADVRLLTTVASSMGVAMENARLFDETKRLLAETEMRASELKEISDVGQMLVGQLDLDRIYETMGDKLGEVFDAQSVGVITYDKSLDLLTYRYLREKGVRAFPAPRQPSGFAAHILRTRQPLMINQDLDRVAEQYGSTVVAGEAPRSYLGVPLLMGGEVRGIITLQNIDRENAFSEGDLRLLTTLSLNLSVALENARLFAEAEQRGDEMAALTEIGREVSQTLDLAKVLERIATRAMQVLNARDVALRLLQDDGTLRTVIALGKYADVLKDDIVYPGKGITSSVCHSGVPEMLNEPLKDPRMVHIAGTDSEEENEAILFAPLSSGDITIGVLTIWREKPVQGPFTKNDLDFAVGLARQAAIAIGNARLFEQAEAARVAADASRRQMADIIQFLPDATFVIDREGRVIAWNRAMERMTGVDASEMLGQGDYAYSVPFYGERRPILIDLLSKPAEEWQQSYSSIQRDGATLFGEAFTPVLGGGRHMLATASVLRDAKGDVVGAIESIRDITDRKKAEQELQVAKAAADSANAAKSAFLATMSHEIRTPMNAIIGMSGLLMDTPLNAEQHDFADTIRNSADALLTIINDILDFSKIEAGKMELESRPFDLRACVESALDLVAPRAAEKGLDLACVFEDGLPSAIVGDLTRLRQVLINLLTNAVKFTTRGEVVVTVSGAAPELRFAVRDTGIGIPADRRDRLFQSFSQVDPSTARRYGGTGLGLAISRRLVELMGGSIGVDSEQGKGSTFFFSIHAAAAPEFVSRAHHEGAQPQLDGRRLLVVDDNETNRMIIVRQTRAWGMMARDTGSPKEALEWIRRNDPFDVAILDISMPEMDGVELAEEIRRMRGPDELVLLFCSSLGRKEPRAEELKVAATLNKPLKQSTLFDALASLFPGTTAPVPRQATAPVVDAGLAERVPLRILLAEDNAVNQKLALRILAQMGYRADVAGNGLEAIQAVERQTYDVILMDVQMPEMDGLEASRQICRRWPAGKRPRIVAMTANAMQGDREMCLAAGMDDYLSKPIRVNELVAALSRSAPTQATEGEAVSDTGAIDAKTFEELVSSTGGDPAFVNELIDTYLGDAPALFDQMRSALSSGDAETFRRAAHSLKSNSASLGALALSALAKELEMMGKANTLDGAAAKVAAASVEFGRVKVALAARRQT; encoded by the coding sequence GCCAGAGCAATCGAGCCCTGGCAGAGGCGCTAGAGCTCAGAGCGCAGGCTGACAGGGCTGCGCAACGCTTCGACAACGATACGGCGCTGGACCTGTACAGTCGCGCGCTCAAGCTGCTCCCCTCTCGACCGCGTGGTGCGTCGGCTGTGGCCCAGTTCGAACTACTTATGGGCCGTGCCGAGATCCATTTGCGCAACGGGGAGCAGGATGCGTTTTTCGGTGACGTTCGGCAAGCCCAAGCTCTGGCGACCCAGGAGAGCGATGACGCCAGGCGGGCCCGAGCCCTGATCGCTCTGTCAGACCGCCTCGCCTGGCGTGGTTCGTGTGAGGAAGCCTCCAGCGCGCTGGAGCAAGCTGAGGCCCTGGTGGGCAAAACTGGTGATGCCCATCTTCGAGCCCGGCTGGCGGTCGCCCGTGCCAGTGCGGCCAGCTTTGCGGAAGACTATGCTCACCTCGGTGAGTATTGCACTGCCGGGCTAAAGCTGTGCGAGGAGGCCGGCGACCGGAAGGGTAGGGGAGAGTGCCTCACCCTGCTCTCCGCAGCGGACCAGTCAGCCGGGAATGCTGATCAGGCGCGTCTGCATCTGCTGGAAGCGCTGGCAATCGCACGCGAGACCAACGATGTGTCCGGCCAGGCGGTCGCTCTTAACATGCTGGGCATCATCAGCACCGACCACGCGCAGGCACGCGACTACCTTGAGCAGGCACTCGAATCGGCCCGCAACATGGGCGACAAGAACCGCGAACTCACCGTACTGAACAACCTCTCGCTCCTGTACTGGCGCCTTGGGCTCTATCGCAAGGCGCAGTTGTACATTGATCGGGTGCTCGAAAAGGTCCGTCCCCTTAACTCTCCGGCGGTCCTGTCCACCCTCCTTGAGACTCAGGCCAGGCCCATGATTGACGCGCGCCGCTACGAAGAGGCGCGCAGAATCCTAGAGGAAGGCACGGCGGTATCTCACTCTATCGGGAACCGGCTAAGCGAGGGGTATAACCGCCTTGGGTTGGGTCTCGTGGACATGGCTGAGGGCAAGCTCGGAGCCGCGCGTGAGCAATTCAAGACCGCGGTGGAGTTGGTGGAATTGGGCCAGTCGCCGGGGGACCAAATCACAGCATTGGCCATGCTTGGTGCGGCCGAACTGGCAGCTGGCGACTGGCAGTCCGCCAACGAACACACGGCTCAGGCAGCACAGCGTCTAGACGCCGCCGGAATCGTCACTCCCGAGTACCCGTTGCAGCTCGTCTGGTGGCGGAGGTATCAGGTCCTTCAGGCCAGCCCGAGGGGAGGTAAACGGGCTCGCGAGCAGGCCTGGCAGGCATTGGATAGTGCCCGCGAAATGCTGCTGTCAACCTTGACCAACCTCAGTGACGAAGGGCTCAGGCGCAACTGCCTGAACAAAGTCGAGGTCAATCGCGAGATCACCCTGGAGTGGACTAACGTCGCCGCCGAGCGGGGAATTGCAGTGGCCGAGCTGGAACCCCTCGAAGGCAGCCTCCAGGACCAGTTCAAGCGTATGATGGAAATCAGTGTACGTATGAATGAGCAGAGGGAGCCGGAAGCACTGCTCGAGTTCGTGATGGACGAGGCGGTGGAGCTCAACGGGGCCGAGCGGTCGGTGCTGGTGCTCCTCGATGAGCACGGGCAGCCACAGAGCTGGACCACTCGTGGGGTGGCTGCCGAAGAGAGCAAACAGTTGCGCAGCGTGGTCGCCGGCTTTTTGGAGCGAGCGGCCGGCTCGCGGACGGGGATTCTGGAGCAGGAGCAACGGGCGACGTACGCGAATGGAGAGGCCCCGGGGCGTTGGCGGTCCCGGATGGCCGCCCCGCTGATCGCCAGGGGTCAGATGATTGGCCTGCACTACGCGGACACGCGGGCGGTATTCGGTTCCTTCCACCAGGCGGACCTGGAGCTGCTCTCGCTGTTTGCCAACCAGGCGGCGACGGCCATTGACAACGCGCGTTTGTATCATGATTTGGAACATCGTGTGGCGGAGCGCACCGCCGAGCTATCCACGTCCAACACCGCGCTGGAGCGCCGCAATGCAGAACTCGCAATCCTCAGCAGCGTCCAGCACGACCTGGCCGGCGAGCTGAACCGGCAGGCCATCGTTGACATCGTTGGAGACAAGATCCGAGAGACCCTGGGCGGGCAGAACGTCCTCATCGCCCTGTATGACCAAGCACTGAATCAGCTCAGCTTCCCCTACTGGGTGGAGGACGATGGGGTCCGACCAAACGTTGCTGCAGCGCCTCTGGGAACCGGCCTCATTTCCATCGTTGTCACGACGCGCCGACCGCTGGTATTGAGTTCAAAGGAAGAAGGAAAGAACCGCGGCACAGTCGCGGTCAATGATGGCACAACCGAGATGCGTGAGTCGTGGCTGGGCGTTCCCATCCTGTCTGGCAGCCATGTTCTCGGGGTCGTCGCCATGGGGGACTGGCTGAAGAATCGCTACACAGACAGCGACGCGCGCCTGCTGACCACTCTCGCTGCTTCGATGAGCACAGCCCTCGAACGAGCTCGTCTGTTCGACGAGACAACACGCCTGCTGAAGGAGACCGAGCAGCGCGCGGCGGAGCTGGCAATCATCAACAGTGTGCAAGAGGGGCTGGCGTCCAAGCTGGAAATGCAGGCCATCTATGATCTCGTCGGTGACAAGGTTCGCGATATCTTTGACGCCCAGGCGCTTGCCATCTCCGGTTATGACTGGCAGAGGAGAATCGTTATCGATCATTACGGTATCGAAAAGGGCAAGCGCTTTCACGCGGGGCCAGCACCCATTCTTGAGAAAGGGGTAGCGGAGTACTTGCGCCGCAATAGGCAGCCGCTGCTGGTAAACCGCGTGACGGAAGAGACAATGGCCCCGATTGGCGGGATGCAACTAGTGCCTGGCACCGAGACACCCAAGTCGCTCTTGTATGTGCCCATGTTGGTCGGCGGCGAGGTCCGCGGGGTCATCTCCCTGCAGAACATCGACCGTGACTATGCATTCAGTGAGTCGGAGGTGCGGCTCCTGACCACGCTGGCCTCATCGATGAGCGCGGCCCTCGAGAACGTGCGCCTGTTTGAGGAGACGAAGCGTCTGCTGAAAGAGACAGACCAGCGGGCGGCCGAGCTGCAGATCATCAATAGTGTCCAGCAGGGTTTGGCCTCCAAGCTCGATATGGAGGCCATCTATGAGCTGATCGGAGACAAAGTTCGCGAGATCTTTGACGCACAAAGCGTGGGCATCACGACTTACGACTGGCAGGCAGGAGTCTGCCGTCCGCAGTATGCTGTCGAAAAGGGTAAGCGTGTGCACGATCCGCCTTATCCACTGGCGACGGGAGGTCTGGGTGATATCCTGAGAAAGACGCGCAAGCCCCTGCTCATCAACGAGAACCTGCCAGAGCGTCTCAGCCAGATTCAAGGCATGACTGTATCGCCAGGCACAGAGGTTCCCAGGTCCGCTCTCTGGGTGCCGTTGCTGGCCGGAGACGAACTGCTGGGTGTGATCGACCTGCAAAACGTGGAGCGCGAGAACGCCTTCTCAGAGGACGATGTGAACCTGCTGGCCACGCTTGCCTCGTCGATGAGTGTGGCACTCGAAAACGTGCGCCTGTTTGAGGAGACAAAGCGTCTGCTGAAGGAAACAGACCAGCGAGCCGCAGAACTCCAAATCATTAACCAAGTGCAGGAGGGGCTGGCCTCCAAGCTCGATATGCACTCCATCTACGAGCTAGTTGGCGACAAGGTCCGCGATCTATTTGACGCGCAGGTGGTGACCCTCAGCACTTACGACCGAGATACGGGAATGGTCTACCCGCACTATGGCATCGAGCGGGGGCAGCGAGTATTTGACGAGCCTTACGAGTTGCGACCTGGTGGTGTGGCCGACCGCTTGATCCACACCGGTCAGCCTGTCCTCCTGAACGATAACCTGACCGAGCGTATGGCGGCCTTTGGTGGTCGACAGACCGTTCCTGGCACGCAACCGGCCCAGTCTGCCTTGAATGTTCCTCTGCTGGCGGCCGGAGAGGTGCGAGGCGCCATCTCTCTGCAGAACCTGGACAGAGAGAATGCCTTCGGCGAGGCGGACGTGCGTCTGCTCACAACGGTTGCCTCTTCGATGGGCGTGGCGATGGAGAACGCGCGCTTGTTCGATGAAACCAAACGCCTGCTCGCCGAGACCGAAATGCGCGCCTCGGAATTGAAGGAAATCAGCGACGTCGGGCAGATGCTGGTAGGGCAGCTCGACCTCGACCGCATCTATGAGACCATGGGCGACAAGCTAGGTGAGGTGTTCGACGCGCAGTCTGTCGGCGTCATCACCTACGACAAGTCGCTGGATCTGCTGACCTATCGCTATCTCCGGGAGAAGGGTGTTCGGGCCTTCCCCGCTCCGCGCCAACCCAGCGGCTTTGCCGCCCATATTCTGCGGACGCGCCAGCCCTTGATGATCAATCAGGATCTGGACCGGGTGGCAGAGCAGTACGGCAGCACGGTCGTCGCTGGTGAAGCTCCTCGCTCGTACCTGGGGGTGCCCTTGCTGATGGGGGGCGAGGTCAGGGGGATCATCACTTTACAGAACATCGATCGCGAGAACGCCTTCAGCGAGGGCGACCTCAGGCTGCTCACCACGCTCTCACTGAACTTGAGCGTGGCTCTGGAGAATGCTCGCCTCTTTGCCGAGGCGGAGCAGCGCGGGGATGAGATGGCTGCTCTGACAGAGATCGGCCGCGAGGTGTCTCAGACACTCGATCTGGCCAAGGTTCTGGAGCGAATCGCTACCCGTGCCATGCAAGTGCTTAATGCCCGTGATGTCGCGCTACGTTTGCTTCAGGACGACGGAACGCTGCGCACCGTGATTGCGCTGGGCAAGTATGCGGATGTCTTGAAGGACGATATTGTCTACCCTGGGAAAGGCATCACCTCATCAGTTTGCCACTCCGGCGTTCCGGAGATGCTGAACGAGCCGTTGAAGGACCCGCGCATGGTGCACATCGCAGGTACCGATAGCGAAGAGGAAAACGAAGCCATTCTCTTTGCGCCCTTGTCCTCTGGCGACATCACTATCGGTGTGTTGACCATCTGGCGCGAGAAGCCAGTTCAGGGGCCCTTCACTAAGAACGACCTTGACTTTGCTGTTGGCCTTGCCAGGCAAGCGGCTATCGCCATCGGCAATGCCCGGCTCTTTGAGCAGGCGGAGGCAGCCCGGGTTGCGGCCGATGCGTCGCGGCGGCAAATGGCCGACATCATCCAATTCCTCCCGGACGCTACGTTCGTCATCGACCGCGAGGGTCGCGTCATCGCCTGGAACAGAGCGATGGAGCGCATGACCGGCGTTGATGCCTCTGAGATGCTGGGCCAGGGTGACTATGCCTACTCGGTCCCTTTCTATGGCGAGCGACGTCCGATCCTTATCGACCTCCTTAGCAAACCAGCCGAAGAATGGCAACAGTCATACTCCTCAATTCAGCGCGATGGGGCCACCCTGTTCGGTGAGGCTTTTACACCGGTGCTCGGCGGAGGTCGGCACATGCTGGCCACCGCTTCGGTGTTGCGCGACGCCAAGGGCGATGTGGTAGGGGCAATTGAATCGATTCGCGACATCACCGACCGCAAGAAGGCAGAGCAGGAGCTGCAGGTAGCAAAGGCTGCCGCTGATTCAGCCAATGCCGCCAAGAGCGCCTTCTTGGCCACGATGAGCCACGAGATCCGCACGCCAATGAATGCTATCATTGGCATGAGCGGCCTGCTGATGGATACGCCACTGAATGCGGAGCAGCACGACTTTGCCGATACGATCCGCAACAGTGCTGACGCCCTGCTCACGATCATCAATGATATCCTCGACTTTTCCAAGATCGAGGCAGGAAAGATGGAGCTCGAGAGCCGGCCCTTTGACCTGCGCGCCTGCGTGGAGAGCGCCCTCGACCTGGTTGCCCCGCGAGCAGCCGAGAAGGGCTTGGACCTGGCCTGTGTTTTCGAGGACGGGCTTCCGAGCGCCATCGTGGGCGACCTGACGCGGCTCAGACAAGTGCTTATTAACCTGTTGACCAATGCGGTCAAGTTCACCACGCGCGGCGAGGTGGTGGTCACGGTGAGCGGAGCAGCCCCGGAGTTGCGCTTTGCTGTGCGCGACACGGGCATTGGCATCCCTGCTGATCGACGTGATCGGCTCTTCCAGTCCTTCAGTCAAGTAGACCCGTCGACGGCACGCCGGTATGGTGGCACCGGCCTGGGGCTGGCCATCAGCAGGCGCCTGGTGGAGCTGATGGGCGGGTCCATAGGCGTGGACAGCGAGCAGGGCAAAGGCTCGACCTTCTTCTTTTCCATTCATGCTGCTGCAGCGCCAGAGTTCGTATCGCGGGCCCATCACGAGGGTGCCCAACCGCAGCTGGACGGCCGGCGCTTGTTGGTCGTGGACGACAACGAGACCAACCGGATGATTATTGTGCGCCAGACTCGTGCCTGGGGAATGATGGCCCGTGACACAGGCTCACCCAAGGAGGCGCTGGAGTGGATTCGCCGCAACGATCCGTTCGACGTGGCCATACTGGACATCAGCATGCCGGAAATGGACGGGGTGGAGCTGGCAGAGGAGATCAGGCGGATGCGCGGGCCAGACGAGTTGGTGCTGCTCTTTTGCTCGTCGCTGGGGCGCAAAGAGCCTCGCGCCGAAGAACTGAAGGTGGCTGCCACCCTCAACAAGCCGCTGAAGCAGTCCACGCTCTTCGATGCTCTGGCCTCGCTATTCCCCGGGACGACGGCGCCAGTTCCGCGGCAAGCCACCGCACCTGTGGTTGATGCCGGGCTGGCGGAACGTGTGCCGCTGCGGATTCTGCTGGCCGAGGATAATGCTGTCAACCAGAAACTGGCCCTGCGGATTCTGGCGCAGATGGGGTACCGGGCCGACGTTGCTGGAAATGGTCTGGAGGCCATTCAGGCAGTGGAGAGACAGACCTACGACGTGATCCTGATGGACGTCCAGATGCCAGAGATGGATGGTTTGGAAGCCTCACGGCAGATCTGCCGGCGCTGGCCTGCCGGCAAGAGGCCGCGGATTGTTGCCATGACTGCCAATGCGATGCAGGGCGACCGAGAGATGTGTCTTGCGGCGGGAATGGATGATTACCTCAGCAAGCCGATACGCGTCAACGAGCTAGTAGCTGCGCTGTCGCGGTCGGCACCCACTCAAGCCACAGAAGGAGAAGCCGTGTCCGACACTGGGGCCATCGATGCCAAGACGTTCGAGGAGTTGGTGAGTTCGACCGGGGGAGATCCGGCCTTTGTCAATGAGCTCATCGACACATACCTGGGCGACGCGCCTGCTCTGTTTGACCAGATGCGGAGTGCCTTGAGCAGCGGCGATGCAGAGACGTTCCGCAGGGCAGCTCACTCGCTGAAATCAAACAGCGCTTCGCTTGGGGCGCTCGCCCTGTCAGCACTCGCCAAGGAGCTGGAGATGATGGGCAAGGCCAACACGCTGGACGGCGCTGCAGCCAAGGTGGCGGCGGCTAGCGTCGAGTTCGGACGCGTCAAGGTCGCTCTGGCAGCACGCCGCCAAACCTAG